Proteins encoded in a region of the Clostridium beijerinckii genome:
- a CDS encoding polysaccharide biosynthesis protein gives MKNWKTFIVMIIDMFMVNMAYLFSINITQSGTFTEIAKIYTHDCIALSLIYLVCFYLFKMYESLWHLTGTDEFLLGVGGNILAGIISIGYTRILGNTIPLNVSVVGILLSIFFVLGYRILYRVYRRTLLYIPFKYSSDQRRVMIVGAGSAGTMLINEMMARRELKYNPIVLIDDDKSKLGKRISGVKIEGNRYDIPYIVGEQEIDLILIAIPSLDAKNKAEIIEICKNTNCKLQIIPGMYEILSGDATVSRIKDVDLEDLLGRDPIQLDNKGISDYIEGKTILVTGGGGSIGSELCRQISIYNPKRLIIFDIYENNVYDIQNELREEFPDMNLTVLIGSVRDRKRLHEIFTKYKVNVVFHAAAHKHVPLMEDSPKEAIKNNVFGTLNLAIEASDANVERFVMISTDKAVNPTNIMGATKRLCEMIIQAMDKQSRTEFVAVRFGNVLGSNGSVIPLFKRQIANGGPVTVTHKKIIRYFMLIPEAAQLVLQAGAFARGGEVFVLDMGKPVKIYDLACDLIRLSGLEPNRDIKIVVTGLRPGEKLYEELLMSEEGLENTVHNKIYVGKPTFEDMNSLTIKLEQLQKLLELNDISEIKHQMQKIVPTYHYKNEDEVAAENADKE, from the coding sequence GTGAAGAATTGGAAGACTTTTATAGTTATGATAATCGATATGTTTATGGTTAATATGGCATATCTTTTCTCAATAAATATAACACAAAGTGGAACTTTTACAGAAATTGCGAAAATATATACGCACGATTGTATAGCTTTGAGTCTTATATATTTAGTGTGTTTTTACTTATTTAAAATGTATGAAAGTCTATGGCATTTAACTGGTACTGACGAGTTTTTGTTAGGTGTTGGTGGAAATATTTTAGCAGGGATAATATCAATAGGGTATACTAGAATTCTAGGTAATACAATTCCGCTAAATGTTTCGGTTGTCGGAATACTTTTAAGTATTTTCTTTGTGTTGGGATATAGAATACTGTATAGAGTATATAGAAGAACGCTTTTGTACATACCATTTAAATACTCATCAGACCAAAGAAGAGTAATGATAGTTGGAGCAGGTTCGGCTGGAACTATGCTTATTAATGAAATGATGGCAAGAAGAGAACTAAAGTATAATCCAATAGTTCTTATAGATGATGATAAAAGTAAACTTGGAAAAAGAATATCAGGTGTAAAAATAGAAGGAAACAGATACGATATACCTTATATAGTTGGAGAGCAGGAAATAGATTTAATATTAATTGCAATTCCATCTCTTGATGCTAAAAATAAAGCAGAAATAATTGAAATCTGTAAGAATACCAATTGCAAACTTCAAATAATACCTGGAATGTACGAAATATTAAGTGGAGATGCTACAGTTAGTAGAATAAAAGATGTTGATTTGGAAGATTTACTTGGAAGAGATCCTATTCAACTTGATAATAAAGGAATTTCAGATTATATAGAAGGAAAGACTATATTAGTAACTGGAGGGGGAGGATCAATAGGTTCGGAACTTTGCAGACAAATTTCCATATATAATCCTAAAAGGCTTATAATATTTGATATTTACGAAAACAATGTATATGATATACAAAATGAGCTTAGAGAAGAGTTCCCAGACATGAATCTTACTGTATTAATAGGTTCAGTTAGGGATAGAAAGAGACTTCATGAAATATTCACAAAATATAAAGTAAATGTGGTATTCCATGCAGCAGCACATAAGCATGTGCCTTTAATGGAAGATAGTCCTAAAGAGGCTATAAAAAACAATGTTTTTGGAACCTTAAATTTAGCAATAGAAGCAAGTGATGCTAATGTAGAAAGATTCGTTATGATTTCAACAGATAAAGCTGTTAATCCAACTAATATTATGGGGGCAACAAAAAGATTATGTGAAATGATCATTCAAGCCATGGATAAGCAGTCTAGGACGGAATTTGTTGCGGTTAGATTTGGAAATGTACTTGGAAGTAATGGATCAGTAATACCATTATTCAAAAGACAAATTGCTAATGGTGGCCCTGTGACTGTAACTCATAAAAAAATTATTAGATACTTTATGCTAATTCCAGAAGCAGCGCAGTTAGTGCTTCAAGCTGGTGCGTTTGCAAGAGGCGGAGAAGTTTTTGTATTAGATATGGGAAAACCAGTTAAAATTTATGATTTAGCATGCGATTTAATAAGGCTTTCGGGACTTGAACCAAATAGAGATATAAAAATTGTAGTTACAGGTCTTAGACCAGGAGAAAAGCTATACGAAGAACTTTTAATGAGTGAAGAAGGCTTAGAAAATACAGTTCACAATAAAATATATGTAGGTAAACCAACATTTGAAGATATGAATAGCTTAACAATTAAGCTGGAACAATTACAAAAGTTATTGGAGCTTAATGATATATCAGAGATTAAGCATCAAATGCAAAAGATAGTTCCAACATATCACTATAAAAACGAAGATGAAGTGGCTGCAGAAAATGCGGATAAGGAGTAA
- the wecB gene encoding non-hydrolyzing UDP-N-acetylglucosamine 2-epimerase, translating into MKVLTVIGARPQFIKAATVSNKIRRNGNSEILVHTGQHYDNNMSDIFFEELGIPKPDYNLNIGSSNHGHQTGSMLISLEDIYLKEKPDMVLVYGDTNSTLAGSLCASKLLIPVAHVEAGLRSFNKAMPEEQNRILTDHISDLLFTPTLTALNNLKDENITKGVHNVGDVMYDAINLFKERAKDISTILDKLDLAPNSYILSTIHRAENTNSIERLSSIITALNNSGKRIILPLHPRTKKFIETYDLHIGENIRIIDPVGYLDMISLQENSQKIVTDSGGVQKEAYFLKKPCITMRDETEWVETVTNGWNVIVGSNSDKIMDAIENFNPTGTPASAFGNGDSSSIITEIIEKYLG; encoded by the coding sequence ATGAAAGTATTAACTGTTATAGGTGCAAGACCACAGTTCATTAAAGCCGCGACAGTATCTAATAAAATTAGAAGAAATGGAAACAGTGAAATTTTAGTACACACTGGACAGCATTATGATAATAATATGTCTGATATATTCTTTGAGGAACTTGGAATTCCAAAGCCAGATTATAATCTAAACATTGGTTCATCTAACCATGGACATCAAACTGGTAGCATGTTAATATCTCTTGAAGATATATACTTAAAAGAAAAACCAGATATGGTTTTAGTTTATGGAGATACAAATTCAACCCTTGCAGGTAGCCTATGTGCAAGCAAATTATTAATTCCTGTAGCGCACGTTGAAGCTGGTCTTAGAAGTTTCAATAAGGCTATGCCTGAAGAGCAAAATAGAATATTAACAGACCATATATCCGATTTACTTTTCACACCTACTTTAACTGCTTTAAATAACTTAAAGGATGAAAATATTACAAAAGGTGTTCATAATGTCGGTGACGTAATGTATGATGCAATAAATCTCTTTAAAGAAAGAGCTAAAGATATCTCAACAATACTTGACAAACTTGATTTAGCACCAAATAGTTATATACTTTCAACAATACATCGTGCTGAAAACACTAACAGTATTGAAAGATTATCTTCAATCATTACTGCTTTAAATAACTCTGGTAAGAGAATCATACTTCCACTACATCCTAGAACAAAGAAATTTATTGAAACGTATGATTTGCATATTGGAGAAAATATAAGAATTATTGATCCTGTAGGATATTTAGATATGATTTCTCTTCAAGAAAATTCTCAAAAGATAGTTACCGACAGCGGCGGAGTTCAAAAAGAAGCATACTTCTTAAAGAAACCATGTATAACTATGAGAGATGAAACCGAATGGGTTGAAACTGTAACTAACGGTTGGAACGTTATAGTTGGAAGCAATTCTGATAAGATAATGGATGCTATAGAAAACTTCAATCCAACAGGTACTCCTGCTTCTGCATTTGGAAATGGAGACAGTTCTTCAATAATTACAGAAATTATTGAAAAATATTTAGGATAA
- a CDS encoding O-antigen ligase family protein: MTREDVIRNIFLAIIFAISGFLGIANGSYIVSIMYILTVVILVVFILKDKDLYNMFYTLLLISAFYDYTLYVPRVQSVYLFHIVLGIFTLMSLFRIFKDRQILMDLDRKVLAIYVLWFIYMCVSIIWSLNKSLSIKYIAIYLMMFAFIVNMMVYNINRERIKKTITILLSLILLITLIGFVEVILGRQLPVKHYADAFIEFLPKGDQDLIHARPIAFSFNPNNLAATLAILLPIGFYAIYKVENMLFKIVCIIASIIAFSLISITTSRTGFAAAAFGVIVYLIYSIINIKKIGLKGILCPLILVISLFVAFKYSYMIMNIAQTESGQEQKKNGLADKLDALGEQEIQEGGEGSLNVRWTIVSDVLRGTIKEKHYLGYGVGNVEQYIKNQGNTGNIYSPHCYPIEILGDFGLPGLALYGIYYLYLLIQNIIIGIKKKSPMCFAAVTGLIAFAPASFGPSSITYVFSYWILMGFAVACIQVYKKESDEYRPTSSSSMKEYRIG; this comes from the coding sequence ATGACGAGAGAAGACGTAATTAGAAATATATTTTTAGCTATTATATTTGCTATTAGTGGATTTTTAGGAATAGCAAATGGAAGTTATATAGTATCTATAATGTACATATTGACAGTAGTAATATTAGTAGTTTTTATTCTTAAAGATAAAGATTTATATAATATGTTTTATACACTGCTTTTAATTTCTGCATTTTATGATTATACATTATATGTGCCAAGAGTACAAAGTGTATACTTATTTCATATAGTTTTAGGCATATTTACACTTATGTCATTGTTTAGAATATTTAAAGACAGACAGATTTTAATGGATTTGGATAGAAAAGTGTTAGCAATATATGTACTTTGGTTTATATATATGTGTGTTAGTATAATATGGTCATTAAACAAAAGTTTATCAATAAAATATATAGCTATATATTTAATGATGTTTGCATTTATTGTAAATATGATGGTATATAACATTAATAGAGAAAGAATTAAAAAAACAATTACTATATTATTGTCGCTAATTTTACTTATCACATTAATTGGTTTTGTAGAAGTTATTCTTGGAAGACAATTGCCAGTTAAACATTATGCTGACGCTTTTATTGAGTTTTTGCCAAAGGGTGATCAAGACTTAATACATGCAAGACCTATAGCATTTTCATTTAATCCTAATAACCTAGCGGCTACTCTTGCAATACTGTTACCAATTGGTTTTTATGCAATATATAAAGTTGAGAATATGCTTTTCAAGATAGTTTGTATAATTGCTTCAATAATTGCTTTTTCATTAATTTCAATAACAACATCAAGAACAGGTTTTGCGGCTGCTGCATTTGGAGTTATAGTTTATTTAATTTATTCTATAATAAATATAAAAAAGATAGGATTAAAGGGAATATTATGCCCACTAATTTTAGTGATTTCTCTTTTTGTAGCTTTCAAATATAGTTATATGATAATGAATATTGCGCAAACTGAATCTGGTCAGGAGCAGAAGAAAAATGGTCTTGCAGATAAGCTTGATGCCCTAGGGGAGCAAGAAATTCAAGAAGGCGGAGAGGGATCTCTTAATGTTAGATGGACAATAGTAAGCGATGTATTAAGAGGGACAATAAAAGAGAAGCATTATCTAGGCTACGGAGTAGGAAATGTTGAACAATATATTAAAAATCAAGGAAATACAGGAAATATATATAGCCCGCACTGTTATCCAATAGAGATTCTTGGAGATTTTGGTTTACCAGGTCTAGCACTTTATGGCATATACTATTTATACTTGTTAATTCAAAATATAATTATTGGAATAAAGAAAAAGAGTCCAATGTGTTTTGCAGCTGTAACAGGGCTTATAGCTTTTGCACCAGCAAGTTTTGGACCTAGTTCTATAACATATGTATTTTCATATTGGATTCTTATGGGATTTGCAGTAGCGTGTATACAAGTTTACAAAAAGGAAAGTGATGAGTATAGACCAACATCATCATCGTCAATGAAGGAATATAGAATAGGATAA
- a CDS encoding glycosyltransferase family 2 protein produces the protein MVKVSIITPVYNVEECIERSIKSVMNQTCKDFELLLIDDGSKDKSIDIARELLENSSINYKIITQKNSGVSAARNRGIKEASGEYITFLDSDDYIDHKFVERMYEKAEETKCEIVFCDYSEVDAKGDVLVQNRTNYLNDFISGKEAALMQLKDDITIGMRSAIYKSSIIQDNNLLFDTKRKYGEDMVFVVKALLYAKKVISVNEVLAFYVIWGNSVTQNVSLKHLDCYYSYIDLLNDIKDDESLKKIKSFLVEFKIPYSISHVFSVLGKDSNFHEELFKFLNKDDVRKYLKNYKMQKLDKNNIRYSIQCKGMLSCPKLLIKVLDKVR, from the coding sequence GAAGTATTAAATCTGTTATGAATCAAACTTGCAAGGATTTTGAACTTTTACTTATAGATGATGGATCAAAGGATAAAAGTATCGATATAGCAAGAGAATTACTTGAGAATTCAAGTATAAATTATAAAATCATAACTCAAAAAAATTCGGGTGTTAGTGCGGCAAGAAACAGAGGAATAAAAGAAGCTAGTGGAGAGTATATAACTTTTTTAGATTCAGATGATTATATTGATCATAAATTTGTTGAGCGTATGTATGAAAAAGCTGAAGAAACTAAGTGTGAGATAGTTTTCTGTGATTATAGTGAGGTTGACGCTAAAGGAGATGTGCTAGTTCAAAATAGAACTAACTATTTAAATGATTTCATTAGCGGAAAAGAAGCTGCTCTTATGCAGTTAAAAGATGATATAACAATAGGAATGAGAAGTGCTATATATAAATCTTCCATTATACAAGATAATAATCTTTTATTTGATACTAAAAGAAAATATGGAGAAGATATGGTCTTTGTTGTAAAGGCACTGCTATATGCAAAAAAAGTTATAAGCGTAAATGAAGTATTGGCTTTTTATGTTATATGGGGAAATTCTGTGACTCAAAATGTATCGCTGAAGCATTTGGATTGTTATTATTCATATATTGACCTATTAAATGATATAAAAGATGATGAAAGCCTAAAGAAAATAAAAAGTTTTTTAGTTGAATTTAAAATACCTTATTCAATATCACATGTTTTTTCAGTATTAGGTAAGGATTCAAATTTCCATGAGGAACTTTTTAAGTTTTTAAATAAGGATGATGTAAGAAAATATTTAAAGAATTATAAAATGCAAAAATTGGATAAGAATAATATTAGATATTCTATTCAATGTAAGGGAATGCTGTCTTGTCCTAAATTATTAATAAAAGTTTTAGATAAAGTAAGATAA